A genomic stretch from Camarhynchus parvulus chromosome 11, STF_HiC, whole genome shotgun sequence includes:
- the PDP2 gene encoding pyruvate dehydrogenase [acetyl-transferring]-phosphatase 2, mitochondrial, whose protein sequence is MMSGTVSSWILSSARSSIILQGKGRWYSICIPNRNKIKWKLVFSKTCPYPAGSCSLDRTFSFPKAFRHTSTEEEHFSFQLSPAQINDILRAGELSHRTLDLNGKNGNSVLRFESNQLASNSPIEDRRSAATCLQTAGMMFGVFDGHAGAACAQAVSERLLHYIAVSLMPRQSLEEIELAVEAMKPVRPILQWHRHPNDVEYREITSQYFENLRVYWQHLLDLDTEPGFSLEEAMICAFKRLDSDISLEVQAPQENELMRNIALQVAFSGATACVAHIDGVHLHVANTGDCRAVLGVREEDGTWSTLPLTRDHNAYDEFEIRRLKREHPRSEEKTLFVNDRLLGILMPSRAFGDVQLKWSKELQHSILENSCDVEALNIYQYVPPNYHTPPYLTAEPEVTYHKLRSKDKFLVIASDGLWEMLSNEQVVKLVAGHLTELNMQKPPLTFKKPVNLGYMHNLLLQRKSKGLASLDQNTATHLIRHAIGSNEYGEVDPEKLAAMLTLPEDLARMYRDDITVTVVHFNSETIEDYYRSHE, encoded by the coding sequence ATGATGTCAGGAACTGTATCATCCTGGATTTTAAGCTCAGCCAGAAGCAGCATTATTTTACAAGGGAAAGGACGTTGGTACTCCATCTGTATCCCAAATAGAAACAAGATCAAATGGAAGCTTGTTTTCTCCAAAACATGTCCCtaccctgctgggagctgcagcttaGACAGaactttctcctttcccaaagCATTCCGTCACACTTCCACCGaagaagaacatttttctttccagttgtCTCCAGCACAAATCAACGACATACTCAGAGCAGGTGAACTATCCCACAGAACACTGGATTTGAATGGCAAGAATGGAAATTCCGTGCTGAGGTTTGAAAGCAACCAGCTGGCCTCCAACAGCCCCATCGAGGACCGGCGGAGCGCGGCCACGTGCCTGCAGACGGCGGGGATGATGTTCGGGGTGTTCGACGGCCACGCGGGCGCCGCCTGCGCCCAGGCCGTGAGCGAGAGGCTGCTGCACTACATCGCCGTGTCCCTCATGCCCCGCCAGAGCCTGGAGGAGATCGAGCTGGCCGTGGAGGCCATGAAACCAGTGAGGCCCAtcctgcagtggcacaggcaTCCCAACGATGTGGAGTACCGGGAAATCACCTCGCAGTACTTTGAGAACCTCCGGGTCTACTGGCAGCACTTGCTGGACCTGGACACCGAGCCGGGGTTTAGTTTGGAAGAAGCCATGATTTGTGCATTCAAAAGGTTAGACTCAGACATATCGCTGGAGGTTCAGGCTCCTCAGGAAAATGAGCTGATGAGAAATATTGCCCTGCAAGTAGCTTTTTCCGGTGCAACAGCCTGTGTAGCTCACATTGATGGCGTTCACCTACACGTGGCAAACACTGGTGATTGCAGAGCAGTTTTAGGGGTCCGTGAAGAAGATGGAACATGGTCTACTCTCCCTCTAACCCGAGACCACAATGCCTATGATGAATTTGAAATTAGAAGATTGAAGCGAGAGCATCCTAGATCTGAGGAGAAAACCCTATTTGTGAATGACAGATTACTGGGGATTCTCATGCCCTCCAGAGCTTTTGGGGATGTGCAATTAAAATGGAGTAAAGAATTGCAGCACAGCATTCTCGAGAACAGCTGTGATGTTGAGGCTCTAAACATTTATCAGTACGTTCCTCCAAACTACCATACCCCCCCTTATTTAACTGCAGAGCCTGAAGTCACATACCACAAGTTAAGAAGCAAGGATAAGTTTCTTGTTATTGCTTCAGATGGGCTATGGGAGATGCTGAGTAATGAGCAGGTTGTAAAACTTGTTGCTGGACACCTTACAGAGCTCAACATGCAGAAACCACCACTGACTTTTAAGAAACCAGTTAATTTGGGTTACATGCACAACTTGttgctgcagaggaagagcaAAGGCCTGGCCTCCCTGGACCAGAACACGGCCACCCATCTGATCCGGCACGCCATCGGCAGCAACGAGTACGGCGAGGTGGACCCCGAGAAGCTGGCTGCCATGCTGACCCTGCCCGAGGACCTGGCCAGGATGTACAGGGACGACATCACCGTCACCGTGGTGCACTTCAACTCAGAAACTATTGAAGATTACTACAGGAGCCACGAGTAG
- the CA7 gene encoding carbonic anhydrase 7: protein MTGHHSWGYGQADGPSEWHKAYPIAQGNRQSPIDIDSARAVYDPSLQPLVISYESCTSLSISNTGHSVMVEFEDADDRTAISGGPFQNPFRLKQFHFHWGTTHSQGSEHTIDGKPFPSELHLVHWNARKYATFGEAAAAPDGLAVVGVFLEIGKEHASMNRLTDALYMVKFKGTKAQFRGFNPKCLLPMSLDYWTYLGSLTTPPLNESVTWIVLKEPIRISVKQLEKFRMLLFTGEEDQRIQMANNFRPPQPLKGRIVRASFKA, encoded by the exons ATGACTGGCCACCACAGTTGGGGATATGGGCAGGCTGACG GCCCTTCCGAGTGGCACAAGGCTTACCCCATTGCCCAGGGGAACCGCCAGTCCCCCATCGACATCGACTCTGCACGGGCCGTGTACgaccccagcctgcagcccctcGTCATCTCCTACGAGTCCTGCACCTCGCTCAGCATCTCCAACACCGGCCACTCCGTCATGGTGGAGTTTGAGGACGCTGATGACAGGACAG CAATCAGTGGAGGGCCCTTTCAGAATCCCTTCCGGCTAAAGCAGTTCCACTTCCACTGGGGCACCACTCACAGCCAGGGATCAGAGCACACCATTGATGGAAAACCTTTTCCCTCTGAG ctccACTTAGTACATTGGAATGCCAGAAAATATGCAACAtttggagaggcagcagcagctccagatgGCTTGGCAGTAGTTGGTGTTTTCTTGGAG attggaaaagaacATGCCAGTATGAACAGACTCACTGATGCTTTGTACATGGTAAAATTTAAA GGAACAAAAGCTCAATTTAGAGGCTTCAACCCTAAATGCCTCCTGCCCATGAGCCTAGATTATTGGACATACCTGGGTTCTCTGACAACACCACCCCTTAATGAGAGTGTGACATGGATAGTGCTGAAAGAACCCATAAGAATATCTGTCAAACAG CTGGAGAAATTCCGCATGCTGCTCTTCACTGGTGAGGAAGACCAGAGGATCCAAATGGCCAATAACTTTCGCCCCCCTCAGCCTCTGAAGGGGAGAATTGTCCGAGCTTCCTTCAAGGCCTGA